Within the Ostrinia nubilalis chromosome 12, ilOstNubi1.1, whole genome shotgun sequence genome, the region CTGGCAGCATTGCAGGACGTCGCCTTGTGTCCCAACAACCCTGGGCATGCCGTGGTTGTGGTGAGTAGAGGAGGCAGCGAGTCATCGAAAGAACCGCCGACAAGGAACGCCTTCTGAGCCGACTCTGGAGGCTCTGGTCGTGGACATGCTGTCCAGTATCCTGCCCTGCGTACTAGCCAATCTGCAAGACGTCGCCTTGTGTCCCAACAACCCTGGGCATGCCGTGGTTGTGGTGAGTAGAGTAAGCAGGGAGTCATCATCAGGAGCGACGATAAGGGGCGACTTAAGGACACATTCCCGGGCCAACTCTGGAGGCCCTGGTGGTGGATATGCTGTCCAGTATCCTGCCCTGCGTACTAGCCAATCTGCAAGACGTCGCCTTGTGCCCCAACAACCCTGGGCATGCCGTGTTTGTGGTGAGTAGGGTGGACAGTGTCATCGCCAGGACCGCCAAGAAGGCGCGCTTTCATGAGCCGACTGGAGGCGCTGGTGGTGGTTGAAAACTATGGTCGGACAAGGAAATTGCGTCTATGTATTGCCTGACTGAACCGactattttttttctatagcATATCTAAGAAGGACCCCTTAAACATGTAGCTAAATCTTGTATGAAATTGACTATATTGGGAACAATATAACGTTATTTGCGAAGTTGGTTTTAAGCAGTGCAAAGCAACCTAGCTTCCCTCGACTGAGCTTTGTTGTGTtcacatggtccttcgagccggatgcacCATTGAGTATATTAGCCTCCGTAAATAGATTAGCAGCAACTAATCTAATCGCGCGACATTGCAGGCGGCTGTAGAGGCCATTCACCGCATCCTGTGCCTCACTATGCAGGACAGACTGCTGCCGAAGAAACCAGACGGTAGCAGCGACGATTTCTTCAAGATATTCACTGAACAGCAAGCGCAAGATAACTCTGAAGTAAGCTGTAAGGGTAAATGATAATTTTAGAATATTTACGTTTTGATGTTGTATTAGTTAGAGATTTGTAGTTTTGAATTGTGTAGTTGACGCTACCTGTCGAATAACGTTGCTTCTACTAGCCGTTGAAATGCGATTTGCGATGTTCTAATTGTTATTCAAAATTCTGTGATACCTATTGAATTTGTTATTCAAATGTAGATAGGAGACAACCTTGAATAGTGGTTTATATTCATTtccaaacaataaaaaatcttgTATTGCGTCAACTGCCCAATTCAGAATTTGAGATGCATGATAATAAAATTTGAAAGTAAAACATATTCAATCGTCCATATAAGTAATGGTCTTGTAAGAATAAGAAATCAGTGTCAGAGAAACATGAGTAGAAAATCAATACATGTTTGCCAATATTTGTCCTGCTGTATACTAACAAAAACTTATTGTATACATTGCAGAAAAGCTGAAAGACGAGAAACCGAAGCGGTCCAGTAAGTGGTACGCCATGGCGGGCGAGAAGCTCACTATGATCACCAAGTGTCTGCTGGCGCTGCGCTCGCACGAGCACTACCGCGTGCGCCGCGAGCTGGCCGTCTACTGCGCGCGCGTGCTCAACGAGTGCACCGTGTGAGTGGGCTAGGGACTGGCAGCGGGCGGGACTGACCATGACCAAGTGTCTGCTGGCGCTGCGCTCGCACGAGCACTACCGCGTGCGCCGCGAGCTGGCCGTCTACTGCGCGCGCGTGCTCAACGAGTGCACCGTGTGAGTGGGCTAGGGACTGGCAGCGGGCGCGGGACTGACCATGACCAAGTGTCTGCTGGCGCTGCGCTCGCACGAGCACTACCGCGTGCGCCGCGAGCTGGCCGTCTACTGCGCGCGCGTGCTCAACGAGTGCACCGTGTGAGTGGGCTAGGGACTGGCAGCGGGCGGGACTGACCATGACCAAGTGTCTGCTGGCGCTGCGCTCGCACGAGCACTACCGCGTGCGCCGCGAGCTGGCCGTCTACTGCGCGCGCGTGCTCAACGAGTGCACCGTGTGAGTGGGCTAGGGACTGACCATGACCAAGTGTCTGCTGGCGCTGCGCTCGCACGAGCACTACCGCGTGCGCCGCGAGCTGGCCGTCTACTGCGCGCGCGTGCTCAACGAGTGCACCGTGTGAGTGGGCTAGGGACTGGCAGCGGGCGCGGGACTGACCATGACCAAGTGTCTGCTGGCGCTGCGCTCGCACGAGCACTACCGCGTGCGCCGCGAGCTGGCCGTCTACTGCGCGCGCGTGCTCAACGAGTGCACCGTGTGAGTGGGCTAGGGACTGGCAGCGGGCGGGACTGACCATGACCAAGTGTCTGCTGGCGCTGTGCTCGCACGAGCACTACCGCGTGCGCCGCGAGCTGGCCGTCTACTGCGCGCGCGTGCTCAACGAGTGCACCGTGTGAGTGGGCTAGGGACTGGCAGCGGGCGGGACTGACCATGACCAAGTGTCTGCTGGCGCTGCGCTCGCACGAGCACTACCGCGT harbors:
- the LOC135076460 gene encoding TELO2-interacting protein 1 homolog, giving the protein MLSSILPGVLAALQDVALCPNNPGHAVVVAAVEAIHRILCLTMQDRLLPKKPDGSSDDFFKIFTEQQAQDNSEVSCKEKLKDEKPKRSSKWYAMAGEKLTMITKCLLALRSHEHYRVRRELAVYCARVLNECTV